One part of the Campylobacteraceae bacterium genome encodes these proteins:
- a CDS encoding 4-hydroxy-tetrahydrodipicolinate synthase, whose translation MEIMTGAMTALITPFKKGKLDSEKFASLIQRQIDQGMDVMVPVGTTGESATLSHAEHKECIEIAVDVCKGTKVKVIAGAGSNATASAIEFAQHAQAVGADGILSVTPYYNKPMQEGLYQHYKAIATSVDIPFVLYNVPGRTGVDLNADTAIRLFDDIPNIYAIKEATGSLERAIEIHSKREGFHVISGDDAIDFPMLTNGATGIISVTANLLPDLKSELVHCVQNGNLKRAREINEFLYPLNKVLFCESNPIPIKAAMYLAGLLDTLEYRLPLTAPSKETMKKLEEVLKQYKVIK comes from the coding sequence ATGGAAATTATGACAGGGGCAATGACAGCACTTATTACACCTTTTAAAAAAGGGAAATTAGATTCAGAAAAATTTGCAAGTTTAATACAGAGACAAATTGATCAAGGAATGGATGTAATGGTTCCCGTAGGAACAACAGGTGAAAGTGCTACTTTATCTCATGCAGAACATAAAGAATGTATAGAAATTGCAGTTGATGTTTGTAAAGGAACAAAAGTAAAAGTAATAGCAGGTGCTGGTTCTAATGCTACTGCTTCAGCTATTGAGTTTGCACAACATGCACAAGCTGTAGGAGCTGATGGAATATTATCAGTAACTCCATATTATAATAAACCTATGCAAGAAGGACTATACCAACATTATAAAGCAATTGCTACTTCTGTAGATATTCCTTTTGTTTTATACAATGTTCCCGGACGTACTGGTGTTGATTTAAATGCAGATACAGCCATTCGTTTATTTGATGACATTCCTAATATTTATGCAATAAAAGAAGCAACTGGTTCGCTAGAACGTGCCATTGAAATTCATTCAAAAAGAGAAGGTTTTCATGTTATCTCAGGAGATGATGCTATTGATTTTCCTATGTTAACCAATGGAGCTACGGGAATTATTTCTGTAACTGCTAACCTTTTACCTGATTTGAAAAGTGAATTAGTACATTGTGTACAAAATGGGAATTTAAAAAGAGCAAGAGAAATCAATGAATTTTTATATCCTTTAAATAAAGTATTGTTTTGTGAGAGTAATCCAATCCCTATTAAAGCAGCAATGTACTTAGCAGGTTTATTAGATACCTTAGAATATCGTTTACCATTAACAGCACCAAGTAAAGAAACAATGAAAAAATTAGAAGAAGTATTAAAACAATATAAGGTAATAAAATAA
- a CDS encoding enoyl-ACP reductase, which translates to MTNKTLVISGATKGIGKACAYKFAKQGVNIAFTYNSNEEIANEIAKDLEDKFGVKARAYHLNILEPQTYKELFLKIDEDFETVDYFISNAMIYGRAVVGGYGKFMRLKPRGLNNIYTATVNAFVCGAQQAAKRMQKQGTGGSIVSLSSTGNLVYIQNYAGHGTNKAAVEAMVRYAATELGEFGIRVNAVSGGPIDTDALKAFTNYEEVKQKTVELSALNRIGQPKDLADACFFLCTNDASWITAQTIVVDGGTTFR; encoded by the coding sequence ATGACAAACAAAACATTAGTAATTAGTGGCGCAACTAAAGGTATAGGAAAAGCATGTGCTTATAAGTTCGCAAAACAAGGTGTAAATATTGCTTTTACATACAATTCTAACGAAGAAATTGCAAATGAAATTGCAAAAGATTTAGAAGATAAATTTGGTGTTAAAGCCAGAGCTTATCATTTAAATATCTTAGAGCCACAAACATATAAAGAACTGTTTCTAAAAATTGATGAAGATTTTGAAACAGTTGATTATTTTATTTCTAATGCAATGATTTATGGGCGAGCTGTTGTGGGTGGATATGGAAAATTTATGAGACTAAAACCAAGAGGTTTAAACAATATCTATACAGCTACAGTTAATGCTTTTGTATGTGGAGCACAACAAGCTGCTAAACGAATGCAAAAACAAGGAACAGGTGGTTCTATTGTTTCTTTAAGTTCTACTGGAAACTTAGTATATATTCAAAATTATGCTGGTCATGGTACAAATAAAGCAGCGGTTGAAGCTATGGTTAGATATGCAGCAACAGAACTTGGTGAATTTGGGATTAGAGTAAATGCTGTTTCTGGAGGTCCTATTGATACAGATGCACTAAAAGCGTTTACTAATTATGAAGAAGTGAAACAAAAAACAGTTGAATTATCTGCTTTAAATCGTATTGGGCAACCTAAAGATTTAGCTGATGCATGTTTTTTCTTGTGTACTAATGATGCTTCTTGGATTACAGCACAAACCATAGTAGTTGATGGTGGAACTACTTTTAGATAA
- the pgsA gene encoding CDP-diacylglycerol--glycerol-3-phosphate 3-phosphatidyltransferase, producing MSHSYNLPNALAILRILLAPLMLWFFVDRDNVIFASWHPSWFDYFAGLIFVIASVTDFFDGYIARRWNQMTKIGGILDPLADKMLVLAGFIGLMVIDRASAWAVFLILSREFFITGIRVVAAQEGKNVASTFSGKVKTVSQMFAIGFLIMNWPYANELLWLAVLLTLYSGYEYIRDYFKN from the coding sequence ATGAGTCATTCATACAATCTACCTAATGCACTGGCTATATTAAGAATACTTTTAGCACCATTAATGCTGTGGTTTTTTGTAGATAGGGACAATGTAATTTTTGCTTCTTGGCACCCTTCGTGGTTTGATTATTTTGCAGGTTTGATTTTTGTTATTGCTTCAGTAACTGATTTTTTTGATGGATATATTGCAAGAAGATGGAATCAAATGACAAAAATAGGTGGAATTTTAGATCCACTTGCCGATAAGATGTTGGTACTTGCTGGTTTTATTGGGTTAATGGTAATTGATAGAGCTTCTGCTTGGGCTGTATTTTTGATTCTTTCACGTGAATTTTTCATAACAGGAATTAGAGTAGTAGCAGCACAAGAAGGTAAAAATGTTGCCTCAACTTTTTCTGGTAAAGTAAAAACAGTTTCACAAATGTTTGCTATAGGTTTTTTAATTATGAATTGGCCTTATGCAAATGAGCTTTTATGGTTAGCTGTTTTATTAACCTTATATTCTGGTTATGAATATATAAGAGATTATTTTAAAAATTAA
- the rseP gene encoding RIP metalloprotease RseP, producing MGTITFLLVLSFLVFFHELGHFTAARYFGVKVHVFSIGFGKRLFAKEWLGTRWQLSLIPLGGYVKMKGQDDRDPALIEEGDDSYNTKKPWQRIIILLAGPFANFLLAAILYFVIASLGANALAPHIGNVQEKSPAQMAGLKKGDEILRINDVEIKEWNHIGEIIRNSNGALKFYVKRDNAVQTFVLNPQILDAKNIFKEDIKKRMIGISPAPKVIVLDLSISESFVFAYEKTLQSSSMIFKGIQKLISGVIPSSEVGGVITIGKVISDASSSSIIALLSITALISVNLGVLNLLPIPALDGGHIMFNIYEIITRKKPSDKVFMFLTIVGWLILASLMALGMYNDIIRLFG from the coding sequence TTGGGTACTATTACTTTTCTACTAGTTTTATCATTTTTGGTTTTTTTTCATGAATTAGGGCACTTTACAGCTGCTCGTTATTTTGGTGTAAAAGTTCACGTATTTTCAATTGGTTTTGGAAAAAGACTTTTTGCTAAAGAATGGTTAGGAACAAGATGGCAACTTTCATTAATTCCACTTGGGGGTTATGTAAAAATGAAAGGGCAAGATGACAGAGATCCTGCTTTAATAGAAGAAGGTGATGACTCATACAATACTAAAAAACCTTGGCAAAGAATTATTATTTTATTAGCAGGTCCTTTTGCTAACTTTTTATTAGCAGCTATTTTATATTTTGTTATTGCAAGTCTTGGTGCAAATGCATTAGCACCACATATTGGAAACGTACAAGAAAAATCACCTGCACAAATGGCTGGATTAAAAAAAGGCGATGAAATTTTACGTATTAATGATGTAGAAATCAAAGAATGGAACCATATTGGTGAAATTATTAGAAACTCAAATGGTGCCTTAAAATTTTATGTTAAAAGAGATAATGCAGTTCAAACCTTTGTTTTAAATCCACAAATTTTAGATGCCAAAAATATTTTCAAAGAAGATATTAAAAAAAGAATGATTGGTATTTCTCCTGCACCTAAAGTAATTGTATTGGACTTAAGTATAAGTGAGTCTTTTGTTTTTGCATATGAAAAAACCCTTCAATCTTCTTCAATGATTTTTAAAGGTATTCAAAAGTTAATTTCAGGCGTTATTCCTTCTAGTGAAGTGGGTGGGGTTATAACTATTGGAAAAGTAATATCAGATGCCAGTTCATCTAGTATTATAGCGCTGCTGTCAATTACCGCTTTAATTTCAGTAAATTTAGGTGTACTTAACTTACTTCCTATTCCTGCTTTAGATGGTGGACATATTATGTTCAACATTTATGAGATAATAACTAGGAAAAAACCAAGCGATAAAGTATTTATGTTCTTAACAATTGTAGGATGGCTTATTTTAGCTTCTTTGATGGCTTTAGGAATGTACAACGATATAATTAGATTATTTGGATAA
- a CDS encoding YggS family pyridoxal phosphate-dependent enzyme: MNKIQATQNLDKIVTQIEGARLRVSDHHIVKLIAVSKYSSTDDIETLYNVGQRAYGENKVQDLKEKMVTLDDLPLEWHFIGHLQKNKINNLIDAKPTLMHSLDSLELAYELNKKLLAKNRTMKCLLQINSANEESKTGFKEEEAFEAYKTILKDCSAIKLIGVMSIGAHSKERLEIKKSFLSTKKIYEQVKPLGARYCSMGMSSDFELAIECGSNMIRVGSSLFK; this comes from the coding sequence ATGAATAAAATACAAGCAACACAAAACTTAGACAAAATAGTAACACAAATAGAAGGCGCACGTCTTAGAGTCTCTGATCATCATATTGTAAAATTAATTGCAGTATCTAAGTACTCAAGTACAGACGATATAGAAACTTTATACAATGTAGGTCAAAGGGCTTATGGAGAAAATAAAGTACAAGATTTAAAAGAGAAAATGGTAACTCTTGATGATTTACCATTAGAATGGCATTTTATAGGACATTTGCAAAAAAACAAAATCAATAATTTGATTGATGCAAAACCTACCTTAATGCACTCTCTTGATTCTTTGGAATTGGCATATGAACTTAATAAAAAACTCTTGGCAAAAAACAGAACAATGAAATGTTTATTGCAAATAAACTCTGCTAATGAAGAGAGTAAAACCGGATTTAAAGAAGAAGAAGCATTTGAGGCTTATAAAACAATCCTTAAAGACTGTAGTGCTATAAAACTTATTGGGGTAATGAGTATTGGGGCACATAGTAAAGAAAGACTTGAGATTAAAAAATCTTTTTTAAGTACAAAAAAGATTTATGAACAAGTTAAACCTCTTGGAGCAAGATATTGTTCTATGGGAATGAGTTCAGATTTTGAGCTTGCAATTGAATGTGGTTCAAATATGATACGAGTGGGTTCTTCTTTATTTAAATAA
- a CDS encoding GAF domain-containing protein — translation MNINNIINTEDNIIHLDNYSLDKLLEQLLFYIRNHISCDAGTIYLRENDYLRFHIFQNDTLISLDNDSKNKSKNIRLSLENNSKLIAVQAYNSSSIITVNNIYENSQYDFSKTKEFDKNFKYKSNNMLVIPLVNPETMITIGVIQLINKMKDGTYIAFTDEDTQYLKAFATLASISIIKLQNNILGMQSINNNLLELNKNLNKEILDLKVMKSTERRNFNHLQNNIQTVKSALKSIKLQKDLNINDPHLFNESYSILLSNINIIEEEISRKESQED, via the coding sequence ATGAACATAAACAATATTATAAACACAGAAGATAATATCATCCACTTAGACAACTATTCTTTAGATAAATTACTTGAACAACTTTTGTTTTATATTAGAAATCATATTTCTTGTGATGCAGGAACCATTTATTTAAGAGAAAATGACTATTTAAGATTCCATATTTTTCAAAATGACACCTTAATATCTTTGGATAATGATAGTAAAAATAAATCAAAAAACATAAGATTATCTTTAGAAAATAATTCAAAACTAATTGCAGTACAAGCATATAACAGCTCAAGCATAATTACAGTTAATAATATTTACGAAAATTCGCAGTATGATTTTTCAAAAACCAAAGAATTTGATAAAAACTTTAAATATAAATCAAATAATATGCTGGTTATTCCTTTAGTGAACCCAGAAACAATGATTACTATTGGGGTAATACAATTAATCAATAAAATGAAAGATGGTACCTATATAGCGTTTACTGATGAGGATACACAGTATTTAAAAGCTTTTGCAACGCTTGCTAGTATTTCTATAATTAAACTTCAAAATAATATACTAGGAATGCAATCTATTAACAACAATCTACTTGAACTTAATAAAAATTTAAATAAAGAAATTTTAGATTTAAAAGTGATGAAAAGCACAGAAAGAAGAAATTTTAATCACTTACAGAATAATATTCAAACAGTAAAAAGTGCATTAAAATCCATTAAACTGCAAAAAGATTTAAATATTAATGATCCCCATTTATTTAATGAATCTTATAGTATTTTATTATCAAATATAAATATTATTGAAGAAGAGATTTCAAGAAAAGAGAGTCAAGAAGATTAA
- the trpC gene encoding indole-3-glycerol phosphate synthase TrpC yields the protein MILDEIIEKTKEDLEKRKIDFPLEWLGRSLSANPFAPRDVKTYLRATKDEPIRIIAEVKKASPSKGIIKEDFDPLLIAQAYSNAGANAISVLTEPHYFQGNLEYLTGIRRYVPTPLLRKDFIVDKYQIVEALVYGADFILLIAKALSTKAIKELYEYALHLGLEVLVEIHDKEDLTKAMKCGASIIGINHRNLDTFEMDMHLCDKLIPMIPNGKIIIAESGVSNIETIKRLSEIGADAFLIGEHFMRQDSIEEEVKKFKNALT from the coding sequence ATGATTTTAGATGAAATTATAGAAAAAACAAAAGAAGACTTAGAAAAAAGAAAAATTGATTTCCCCCTAGAGTGGTTAGGTAGAAGTTTAAGTGCAAATCCTTTTGCCCCAAGAGATGTAAAAACGTATCTAAGAGCGACAAAAGACGAGCCAATAAGAATTATTGCGGAAGTTAAAAAAGCAAGTCCTTCAAAAGGAATTATAAAAGAAGACTTTGATCCTTTACTAATTGCTCAAGCCTATAGTAACGCAGGGGCTAATGCTATTTCAGTATTAACTGAACCACATTATTTTCAAGGAAATCTTGAATATTTAACGGGAATTAGACGCTATGTTCCTACGCCTTTGTTACGAAAAGATTTCATAGTAGATAAGTATCAAATTGTGGAAGCTTTAGTATATGGAGCAGATTTTATTTTATTAATAGCAAAAGCTTTGAGCACTAAAGCGATAAAAGAACTGTATGAGTATGCACTGCATTTAGGTCTTGAAGTATTAGTTGAAATACACGATAAAGAAGATCTTACAAAAGCTATGAAGTGTGGAGCTAGTATTATTGGTATTAATCACAGAAATCTTGATACTTTTGAAATGGACATGCATTTATGTGATAAATTAATTCCTATGATCCCAAATGGAAAAATAATTATTGCTGAAAGTGGGGTTTCTAATATAGAAACCATTAAAAGATTGAGTGAAATAGGGGCAGATGCATTTTTAATTGGGGAGCATTTTATGCGACAAGATTCAATTGAAGAGGAAGTTAAAAAATTCAAGAATGCTTTAACTTAG
- a CDS encoding YkgJ family cysteine cluster protein, giving the protein MSQIIKKNGFNFAFTPSACDTCAGNCCIGESGYIWINKTEMLTLSEHLKISLDELKEKYLRKVGYKYSIKEKKLSADNFACTFFDLKKKQCSIYEARPVQCRTFPFWDYFKNNEQEVFDECPAIKKL; this is encoded by the coding sequence ATGAGTCAAATAATTAAAAAAAATGGTTTTAATTTTGCTTTTACCCCCAGTGCTTGTGATACATGTGCAGGAAATTGTTGCATTGGCGAGAGTGGTTATATTTGGATAAATAAAACAGAAATGTTAACATTGTCTGAACATTTAAAAATAAGTTTAGATGAATTAAAAGAAAAATACTTGAGAAAAGTAGGGTATAAATATTCTATTAAAGAAAAAAAACTAAGTGCTGATAATTTTGCCTGTACGTTTTTTGATTTAAAGAAAAAACAGTGCTCAATTTATGAAGCAAGGCCCGTACAATGTAGAACGTTCCCTTTTTGGGATTATTTTAAAAACAATGAACAAGAGGTATTTGACGAATGTCCTGCTATAAAAAAATTATAA
- a CDS encoding methyltransferase, translated as MLLYQPINGYCYNSDTHFLYNFITKNLAMFKNVRGEVLDIGSGSGILGLLLCRDNEKLHLNQCEVQDSFEKLSNINSKNNKIINVLYKGKFQDIIFNKSFDICVSNPPFYHSSVVKTKNENIKTARYNDALPLEEFIKKTSKILNNNGKFFFCYDVKQINDIIILLSKYKFNLEALQFVHPKKQKDASLILVYARKNSKSLTKVLSPLFVFEKEEFTQEALDIYAKCQTHSIKVDI; from the coding sequence TTGTTACTCTATCAACCCATTAATGGCTATTGTTACAATAGTGATACCCATTTTTTATATAACTTTATCACGAAAAACCTAGCAATGTTTAAAAACGTTAGAGGGGAAGTATTAGATATTGGAAGTGGTAGTGGGATTTTAGGCTTACTTTTATGCAGAGATAATGAGAAACTACACTTAAATCAGTGTGAAGTTCAAGACAGTTTTGAAAAACTCTCAAACATTAATTCAAAAAATAATAAAATTATAAATGTTTTATACAAGGGAAAATTTCAAGATATTATTTTTAATAAAAGTTTTGATATTTGTGTCTCTAATCCTCCTTTTTATCATTCAAGTGTAGTAAAAACTAAGAATGAAAATATAAAAACTGCACGATATAACGATGCTTTACCTCTTGAAGAATTCATTAAAAAAACGTCAAAAATTTTAAACAATAACGGTAAGTTTTTTTTCTGTTACGATGTTAAGCAAATAAATGATATTATTATTTTATTAAGTAAATATAAGTTTAATCTTGAAGCTTTGCAGTTCGTACATCCTAAAAAACAAAAAGATGCTTCTTTAATACTGGTATATGCAAGAAAGAATTCTAAATCTTTAACAAAAGTTCTTTCCCCTTTATTTGTATTTGAAAAAGAAGAATTTACACAAGAAGCATTAGATATATATGCTAAATGTCAAACGCACAGTATAAAAGTAGACATATGA
- a CDS encoding bifunctional (p)ppGpp synthetase/guanosine-3',5'-bis(diphosphate) 3'-pyrophosphohydrolase, producing the protein MFNQDIYLRAINFAAHFHADQKTPKGLPYLTHLSSVAMEVIWACTESSLKDEDTDIAVSCALLHDVLEDTSCIIDDIFKEFTEEIALGVEALSKDKSLSSKKEQMQDSLNKLLAQPYPVQMVKLADRITNLQKPPSSWTKEKATLYLKESKLIFSCLKNSNIYLAKRLEEKMLKYEEYL; encoded by the coding sequence ATGTTTAACCAAGATATATACTTACGTGCCATTAATTTTGCAGCACATTTCCATGCTGATCAAAAAACGCCAAAAGGTTTGCCTTATTTGACCCACCTTTCATCAGTAGCTATGGAAGTAATCTGGGCTTGTACTGAGTCTTCTTTAAAAGACGAAGATACTGATATCGCAGTATCATGTGCACTGCTTCATGATGTACTAGAAGATACTTCTTGTATTATAGATGATATTTTTAAAGAATTTACAGAAGAAATTGCTTTGGGTGTAGAAGCCTTAAGTAAAGACAAGAGTTTATCAAGTAAAAAAGAACAAATGCAAGATTCTTTGAATAAGTTACTTGCACAACCTTATCCTGTACAAATGGTAAAACTTGCTGATAGAATAACAAATCTACAAAAACCGCCTTCTTCTTGGACTAAAGAAAAAGCTACTTTGTACTTAAAAGAATCAAAACTAATTTTCTCTTGTTTGAAAAATTCTAATATTTATTTAGCCAAACGTTTAGAAGAAAAAATGCTTAAGTATGAAGAATATCTTTAG
- a CDS encoding 3'-5' exonuclease, with amino-acid sequence MKAKTKRKNQIHLRNSDILASKLTSQDLPLEEVLSIISTFKNTFFNSASLELELLIANGFPLEIQNEKVLLKTARTRITDQTFCIVDIETNASNIQKGQIIELGAVKYKNGKIIDKFDSLVYAKDIPPYIQEVTNITPLMLEDAPKIQDVLEEFKMFLEDDIFVAHDIKFDYKFISDSFEKYDLGVLENRKLCTIDLSKRTIKAQRYGLDFLKDLLNIDIAFQHRAYSDALSTTYILEHALEKLPNEIQVSEDLLVFAKSNNIINPAVKHFAKNNTDIKTEEKDKNV; translated from the coding sequence ATGAAAGCTAAAACAAAAAGAAAGAATCAAATACATTTGAGAAATTCTGATATTCTTGCTTCTAAATTAACGTCACAAGACTTACCTTTGGAGGAAGTACTCTCTATCATTAGTACTTTTAAAAATACTTTTTTTAATTCAGCTTCCCTAGAGTTAGAACTTTTAATAGCCAATGGTTTTCCTCTAGAAATACAAAATGAAAAAGTACTTCTAAAAACAGCCCGTACAAGAATCACTGATCAAACATTTTGTATTGTTGATATTGAAACAAATGCTTCAAATATACAAAAAGGTCAAATTATAGAGCTTGGAGCTGTTAAATATAAAAATGGAAAAATCATAGATAAATTCGATTCCCTTGTTTATGCAAAAGACATTCCTCCTTATATACAAGAAGTAACTAATATTACACCCCTTATGTTGGAAGATGCTCCTAAAATACAAGATGTATTAGAAGAATTTAAAATGTTTTTAGAAGATGATATTTTTGTTGCACATGATATAAAGTTTGATTATAAATTTATTTCAGATTCTTTTGAAAAATACGATTTGGGTGTGCTGGAAAATAGAAAATTATGTACCATTGATTTATCAAAAAGAACGATAAAAGCGCAGCGTTATGGCTTGGATTTTTTAAAAGACTTGTTAAATATTGATATAGCTTTTCAACACAGAGCCTACAGTGATGCTTTAAGTACCACCTATATTTTAGAACATGCGCTGGAAAAACTTCCCAATGAAATACAAGTCAGTGAAGATTTATTGGTATTTGCAAAATCCAATAATATTATTAACCCTGCTGTAAAACACTTTGCAAAAAATAATACGGATATAAAAACAGAAGAAAAGGATAAAAATGTTTAA
- a CDS encoding phosphoribosylanthranilate isomerase has translation MRVKICGITNLEDALAAIEAGADALGFVFYEKSPRFIDPLVAKKIVQALPPFIQSVGLFVNESSKHINDICFLSHMQLAQIIDDENITSFENLNIKHIKVLRVKSKEDLESLSDKFVLVDAFVESFGGAGKTINKSWFKNIDTSKMILAGGLNASNLKEIKDLNFFGLDVSSGVEEKPGKKDKNKMIDFLKAANES, from the coding sequence ATGCGTGTAAAAATTTGTGGTATTACTAATTTAGAAGATGCACTTGCGGCAATTGAAGCAGGGGCCGATGCGTTGGGGTTTGTATTCTATGAAAAAAGTCCGCGCTTCATTGATCCTTTAGTGGCAAAAAAAATTGTACAAGCTTTGCCCCCTTTTATTCAAAGTGTGGGTCTTTTTGTTAATGAAAGCTCTAAACATATCAATGATATTTGTTTTCTTTCTCATATGCAATTGGCACAAATTATTGATGATGAAAATATTACAAGTTTCGAAAATCTAAATATAAAACATATTAAAGTATTACGAGTGAAATCAAAAGAAGATTTAGAATCTTTAAGTGATAAATTTGTATTAGTTGATGCTTTTGTTGAAAGTTTTGGAGGGGCTGGTAAAACAATCAATAAAAGCTGGTTTAAGAATATTGATACGTCTAAAATGATTTTAGCAGGTGGCTTAAATGCTTCTAATCTTAAAGAAATAAAAGATCTTAATTTTTTTGGTTTGGATGTAAGTTCTGGGGTAGAAGAAAAACCAGGAAAAAAAGATAAAAATAAAATGATTGATTTTTTAAAAGCAGCCAATGAAAGCTAA
- the rpe gene encoding ribulose-phosphate 3-epimerase — translation MLVAPSILSADFGKLNEDIKAICDGGCDLIHVDVMDGHYVPNMTIGPVVVNSVAKIATKPLDIHLMVEDNNFFIDLFSHLKPKYISFHIESENHPHRIIQKLRALGIKPAIVLNPHTRPEEIEYLLADLDMVLLMSVNPGFGGQKFIQSVVDKTKKLKTLINKYNPSCLIQIDGGVNDKNIHELKDAGVDVVVAGSYVYGAKNIKEAISSLQI, via the coding sequence ATGTTAGTTGCACCTTCAATTCTCTCAGCAGATTTTGGAAAATTAAATGAAGATATAAAAGCTATTTGTGATGGCGGCTGTGATTTAATTCACGTAGATGTTATGGATGGGCATTATGTTCCTAATATGACTATTGGACCTGTTGTTGTAAACAGTGTTGCAAAAATTGCAACTAAACCTTTAGATATTCATTTAATGGTTGAAGACAATAATTTTTTTATTGATTTATTCTCACATTTAAAACCCAAATACATCTCTTTTCATATTGAAAGCGAAAATCATCCCCATAGAATTATTCAAAAACTGCGTGCTTTAGGGATTAAACCTGCAATTGTTTTAAACCCTCATACAAGACCAGAAGAAATTGAATACTTATTGGCTGATTTAGATATGGTTTTATTAATGTCTGTAAACCCAGGTTTTGGGGGTCAAAAATTCATACAAAGCGTTGTTGATAAAACCAAAAAACTAAAAACGCTTATTAATAAATACAATCCTTCTTGTTTGATTCAAATCGATGGGGGAGTGAATGATAAAAATATACATGAGCTAAAAGATGCTGGGGTTGATGTTGTTGTTGCTGGTTCTTATGTTTATGGAGCAAAAAACATAAAAGAAGCGATTTCTTCTTTACAAATCTAA
- a CDS encoding tripartite tricarboxylate transporter substrate binding protein — protein sequence MYTKLLKKTMKLASVSLLGLGLITSSMAAENYPNKAINVVVGFGIGGSADRMSRSMSTFFSDEIEQRIKVINKKGAGTQIAANYVLKRPADGYTVFGSTFAPYLATTILTGSAKYKIEDFSFINIQWFDFELLAVNKDTKFKSMVEIMEEIKNKPKTVKAAVVQGSGGHLILNLLLKKYGVPLENLNLVTYSSGGKARTAVAGGQVDLIAISAQGSESIREFIRPLAIVKDKRMKQWDAPTLNEAIAPLGFQLPVFPGSMRGFAVSTKFKNKYPERFDILTQAMKRTLATKGVQKFLKKSNIGYTWTGPEKSNQLIKDSYDIFKEYAYLLKK from the coding sequence ATGTATACAAAATTACTTAAAAAAACAATGAAATTGGCAAGCGTTTCCCTATTAGGTTTGGGATTAATTACATCCAGTATGGCAGCTGAAAATTATCCCAATAAAGCAATAAATGTAGTTGTTGGTTTTGGTATTGGTGGAAGTGCAGATAGAATGTCACGATCTATGTCCACCTTTTTTTCAGATGAAATTGAACAAAGAATTAAAGTCATTAATAAAAAAGGTGCAGGAACACAAATTGCAGCAAACTATGTATTAAAGAGACCAGCTGATGGTTACACAGTTTTTGGATCTACGTTTGCACCTTATTTGGCAACAACTATTCTAACAGGCTCCGCTAAATATAAAATAGAAGATTTTTCATTTATTAATATTCAATGGTTTGATTTTGAATTATTAGCAGTTAATAAAGATACAAAGTTCAAATCTATGGTTGAAATAATGGAAGAAATTAAAAACAAACCTAAAACGGTAAAAGCGGCCGTAGTTCAAGGAAGTGGTGGACATTTAATTTTAAATTTATTGTTAAAAAAATATGGAGTACCTTTAGAAAATCTTAATCTAGTAACCTATAGTTCAGGTGGAAAAGCAAGAACAGCAGTAGCTGGAGGTCAAGTTGATTTAATTGCGATTTCAGCCCAAGGAAGTGAAAGTATAAGAGAATTTATTCGTCCTTTAGCTATTGTAAAAGACAAAAGAATGAAACAATGGGATGCGCCTACATTAAATGAAGCAATAGCTCCTTTAGGTTTTCAACTTCCTGTTTTTCCTGGTTCAATGAGAGGTTTTGCAGTTTCAACAAAATTTAAAAATAAGTATCCAGAACGTTTTGATATTTTAACCCAAGCAATGAAAAGAACATTAGCAACAAAAGGTGTTCAAAAATTCTTGAAAAAAAGCAATATTGGATATACATGGACAGGACCTGAAAAATCCAACCAATTAATAAAAGATTCTTATGATATTTTCAAAGAATATGCTTATCTTTTAAAAAAGTAA